From Microbacterium sp. LWH7-1.2:
CGCGGCGGCAAGCTCCGAGGAGCGACGATCGACCGCGATGACGATCGTGCAGCCGTCCAGTGCGGCCGAGAGGGTGGGGCGGGGGGTGGAGCTCAAAGGACGATGTCACCTGCCAGTTGGGGGTCGGGAAGCAGCAGCCCGGCGCGAGCGACCTCGCCGACCACGATGACCGCGGGATTGCGCACGCCGGCGAGGCCCGCGTCGACCACGACAGACCCCAGGGTACTGCGGGTCGTGCGCTGATCGCGGTGGTGGCCGCGCTCGACGATCGCGACGGGGCGATCGGCCGGCACCCCGGCGTGCAAGGCGTCTGACACGATGCGCGGCAGGGCGCCGACGCCCATGAGGATGACCGTCGTCACGGAGTCGTCACGGAGAGCCGCGAGCGTGGCCTCGGTCACCTCCGAGGGGCCGTTCATGATGTGCACCGCCCCCGCGACACCGCGATGGGTGATCGGGATGCCGGCGGCCTGGGGCACCGCGACGGCGCTCGAGATGCCGGGCACGACGTCGACGGGAATGCCCGCCGCGAGGCACGCGGCCACCTCCTCGCCGCCGCGGCCGAAGACGAAGGGGTCGCCGCCCTTGAGGCGCACCACGCGCTTGCCCGCGCGGGCGCGGTCGACGAGCAGCTCGTTGATCTCGTCCTGCGGGACCGGGTGGTGGCCGGGGAGCTTGCCCACGTCGATGATCTCGACGTCGGGGCCCACGTGGTCGCGGATGTCGGTCGGACCGAGCCGGTCCATGACGACGACCTCCGCCCGCGTCAGTAGACGCCATGCGCGCAGCGTGAGCAGATCGATGGGACCGGGGCCGCCGCCGATGAGGTCGACGCGCCCGACGGTGCTCTTCGCCCGCCCGCTCATCGCTCGCCGTCCCAGCGGACCAGCACGTGCCCGGCGTCGACGGTCACCGGCCAGACGTGCAGGCTCTTCGGCTCCTTGCCCTGCGTGTCGAGGCAGACGCCGGTGCGCAGGTCGAAGACCTGCTTGTACATCGGCGAGGCGACCGTGGGGACGTCCTGCCGGGTGCCGACGATGCCGCGCGAGATGACGTGCGCGTGGCTGTAGGGGTCGAGGTTCGAGACGGCGTGGACGCGGCCCGCCGACCCGTCGGGGCCGTGCAGGAGGAACAGCGCGATCTGCGTGCCGCCGAGGAGCGCCGCGCGACCGCGCTCCACCTCGAGGTCGTCCAGAGCGCACACGCGCACCCATCCGTCGGGGGCGGTGTATTCGTCCGTCTGCGGCTCGACGAGGGTCATCGGCGCACCTCCAGGGTCGTTCCGGCGATGAGCACGCGCGAGTCGGCGCGCTCATCCTCGGTGGCGGGTCGGGGCTGGCCGCGCTCGGCGGTGTATGCCAGCGAGGGGTCGGGCGTGGTCGGCGCGTTGACGAACGACGCGAACCGGCGGAGCTTCTCGGGGTCCTCGAGGGTCGCCTTCCACTCGTCCTCGTACGAGTCGAGATGGGCCGCCATCGCGGCGTCGAGGTCGGCGCAGATGCCGAGGCTGTCCTCGAAGATGACGTCGCGCAGACCTTCGATGCCGCCGTCCAGGTCCTCGAACCACGGCGCGGTGCGCTGAAGGCGATCGGCGGTGAAGATGTAGTACATCAGGAACCTGTCGATGGCCGTGAGGAGCTCATCGTCGCTGAGTCCCTCGGCGAGCAGGACCGCGTGGCGGGGCGTGAAGCCGCCGTTGCCGCCGACGTACATGTTCCATCCCGCCTCGGTGGCGATGACGCCGACGTCCTTGCCGCGCGCCTCCGCGCACTCCCGCGCGCAGCCCGAGACGCCGAGCTTCAGCTTGTGCGGCGAGCGGAGGCCCCGGTAGCGCAGCTCGAGCTGCACCGCCATGCCGACCGAGTCCTGCACGCCGTACCGGCACCACGTCGAGCCGACGCACGACTTCACCGTGCGCAGCGACTTGCCGTACGCGTGGCCGGACTCGAAGCCGGCGTCCACGAGCTGCTTCCAGATCTCGGGCAGCTGCTCGAGGCGGGCGCCGAACATATCGATCCGCTGGCCGCCCGTGATCTTCGTGTAGAGACCGAAGTCCTTCGCGACCTGGCCGATGACCAGCAGCCCCTCGGGCGTGATCTCACCGCCGGGGATGCGGGGGACCACCGAGTAGCTG
This genomic window contains:
- the cobA gene encoding uroporphyrinogen-III C-methyltransferase, producing MSGRAKSTVGRVDLIGGGPGPIDLLTLRAWRLLTRAEVVVMDRLGPTDIRDHVGPDVEIIDVGKLPGHHPVPQDEINELLVDRARAGKRVVRLKGGDPFVFGRGGEEVAACLAAGIPVDVVPGISSAVAVPQAAGIPITHRGVAGAVHIMNGPSEVTEATLAALRDDSVTTVILMGVGALPRIVSDALHAGVPADRPVAIVERGHHRDQRTTRSTLGSVVVDAGLAGVRNPAVIVVGEVARAGLLLPDPQLAGDIVL
- the nirD gene encoding nitrite reductase small subunit NirD; this translates as MTLVEPQTDEYTAPDGWVRVCALDDLEVERGRAALLGGTQIALFLLHGPDGSAGRVHAVSNLDPYSHAHVISRGIVGTRQDVPTVASPMYKQVFDLRTGVCLDTQGKEPKSLHVWPVTVDAGHVLVRWDGER